One Acidimicrobiales bacterium genomic region harbors:
- a CDS encoding LLM class flavin-dependent oxidoreductase, with translation MADTTDRAMNPVAASPNRLKLAVFGLNVSGGCSMTSVPGTVAVEWDESVRIAHKADAAGIEALVPVARWRGMGGEVNFNHRSFEPLTWAAGLAGVTENIAVFATIHVPTAHPVRVAKEVATVDHISGGRFCLNIVAGWNETEITMFGAGQRPHDERYEVADDWIDLCRALWTTDGSFDWDGPYFTSPNAYSEPKPLQRPSPVIMSAGNSERGQHFAARHADLNYVVAPDIATAGTLAASVKELAHETYDREIQVFGHGHIVCADSEAEAKRFLDHYVNDKGDWDGVRNLLDVLIPNSQSALGDQWEAMAANLITGYAGIPLVGTPEQVVEGMVAFADAGLDGISISWVDYDDGLDHFAEVLLPLMVSAGLREG, from the coding sequence ATGGCTGACACCACCGACCGGGCGATGAATCCGGTGGCGGCGAGCCCCAACCGGTTGAAGCTCGCGGTCTTCGGGCTGAACGTGAGCGGTGGCTGCTCGATGACGTCGGTACCGGGCACCGTCGCGGTCGAGTGGGACGAGTCGGTCCGGATCGCACACAAGGCCGATGCCGCCGGGATCGAGGCACTCGTGCCGGTGGCCAGGTGGCGGGGCATGGGTGGCGAGGTGAACTTCAACCACCGCAGTTTCGAACCGCTCACCTGGGCGGCGGGCCTCGCCGGGGTCACCGAGAACATCGCCGTGTTCGCGACGATCCACGTGCCGACTGCGCATCCGGTGCGGGTCGCCAAGGAGGTCGCGACCGTCGATCACATCTCGGGTGGACGGTTCTGTCTGAACATCGTCGCCGGGTGGAACGAGACCGAGATCACGATGTTCGGGGCGGGCCAGCGACCCCACGACGAGCGTTACGAGGTGGCCGACGACTGGATCGACCTGTGTCGGGCGCTGTGGACCACAGACGGCTCCTTCGACTGGGACGGTCCGTACTTCACCTCACCGAACGCCTACTCCGAACCGAAGCCGCTCCAGCGCCCGTCACCGGTGATCATGTCGGCAGGCAACAGCGAGCGGGGGCAGCACTTCGCCGCCCGACACGCGGACCTGAACTACGTCGTCGCACCCGACATCGCCACGGCGGGAACCCTCGCGGCGTCGGTCAAGGAGCTCGCACACGAGACCTACGACCGCGAGATCCAGGTCTTCGGGCACGGCCACATCGTGTGCGCCGACAGCGAGGCCGAGGCGAAACGGTTCCTCGACCACTACGTGAACGACAAGGGCGACTGGGACGGTGTACGCAACCTGCTCGACGTCCTGATCCCCAACTCGCAGAGCGCACTCGGTGACCAGTGGGAGGCGATGGCCGCGAACCTGATCACGGGCTACGCGGGCATCCCGCTGGTGGGGACGCCCGAGCAGGTCGTCGAGGGGATGGTCGCGTTTGCCGACGCCGGCCTCGACGGGATCTCGATCAGCTGGGTCGACTACGACGACGGCCTGGACCACTTCGCCGAGGTTCTGCTCCCGCTGATGGTCTCCGCGGGCCTGCGCGAAGGGTGA
- a CDS encoding MFS transporter, which produces MFSRGDRSGSRRWLHENERIIAVGISTGLMTTGQGITAPLLPLYARSFDVSTSVVGLTFTVFAVARLLVNIPAGNLADRRGIRMLLVAGPVVNALGMIGSGLAVGIGDLMAWRFVAGAGSAMYMTAGQLYVLAASAPERRGRNLSINSGALLAGFAIGPAIGGGLAELGGLRMPFFVVGGLGLAAALYSFARLAEPERTATTEPSVGTRSATDPPPPGPSGSWGFLTSRGFVVVAAMSVAMFATRAGTRATLVPLLAVDELAMSEGTLGLAFGVSGVMGLILIGPAGIAADKVGRIATIVPMAVITIGGVLAVTWAANAWQLVVALLVLAVGTSATGPAQYSFLADAVPERDRGRAIGAYRSAGDIGLLAAPPLLGFVADQTSIDTALMVNAAMLAVVTVGFAVLAREPARTGTTTDPLASGQRPGSVDDDQGERWLTPPTGR; this is translated from the coding sequence GTGTTCTCCCGAGGCGACAGATCCGGTTCCCGGCGTTGGCTCCACGAGAACGAGCGGATCATCGCGGTGGGTATCTCGACGGGGCTGATGACGACCGGCCAGGGGATCACCGCACCGCTGCTGCCCCTCTACGCCCGCTCATTCGACGTGTCCACCTCGGTCGTCGGGCTGACCTTCACGGTGTTCGCCGTCGCGCGACTCCTCGTGAACATCCCGGCGGGGAACCTGGCGGACCGCCGCGGGATCCGGATGCTGCTCGTGGCCGGACCCGTGGTGAACGCGCTCGGAATGATCGGGTCGGGCCTCGCGGTGGGTATCGGAGACCTGATGGCGTGGCGTTTCGTGGCCGGTGCCGGCTCGGCGATGTACATGACGGCCGGGCAGCTCTACGTACTCGCGGCCTCGGCTCCGGAGCGCCGCGGCCGCAATCTCTCGATCAACTCCGGCGCCCTTCTCGCCGGCTTCGCGATCGGCCCGGCGATCGGCGGCGGACTCGCCGAACTCGGCGGGTTGCGCATGCCGTTCTTCGTCGTCGGGGGACTCGGCCTGGCCGCGGCGCTGTACTCCTTCGCCCGTCTGGCCGAGCCGGAACGCACCGCGACCACTGAGCCGTCGGTCGGCACCCGCTCGGCCACAGACCCGCCTCCCCCCGGACCGAGCGGATCGTGGGGTTTCCTCACGAGTCGGGGGTTCGTCGTCGTCGCCGCGATGTCGGTCGCCATGTTCGCCACCCGCGCGGGCACGCGGGCCACCCTCGTCCCGCTCCTCGCGGTCGACGAGCTCGCGATGTCCGAGGGCACGCTGGGGCTCGCCTTCGGCGTGAGCGGCGTGATGGGGCTCATCCTCATCGGACCGGCCGGGATCGCAGCGGACAAGGTCGGCCGCATCGCCACGATCGTCCCGATGGCGGTGATCACGATCGGTGGCGTGCTCGCGGTCACATGGGCCGCGAACGCCTGGCAGCTCGTGGTCGCGCTGCTCGTACTGGCGGTCGGGACATCGGCCACCGGCCCGGCGCAGTACTCGTTCCTCGCGGATGCCGTTCCCGAGCGGGATCGGGGCCGGGCGATCGGCGCCTACCGGTCCGCGGGCGACATCGGACTCCTCGCGGCACCGCCGCTCCTCGGGTTCGTCGCCGACCAGACCTCGATCGACACCGCCCTGATGGTGAACGCGGCGATGCTCGCCGTCGTCACCGTGGGATTCGCGGTCCTCGCCCGTGAACCGGCGCGCACAGGCACGACAACCGACCCGCTCGCGTCGGGCCAACGTCCCGGCTCTGTTGACGACGACCAGGGGGAACGATGGCTGACACCACCGACCGGGCGATGA
- the purU gene encoding formyltetrahydrofolate deformylase produces the protein MTANGPTATLRLSCADQPGVVAAVSAFIARNNGNIIHAEQHTDAAAGIFFQRVEFQLEGFAMARDEIDAAFTPIATDLDLTWSLRFSDEVRRVAILCSRQGHCLYDLLGRWDLGEMPGELAMVVSNHDDHRDATERMGVPFHHLPVAKETKLEAEVEMLRLLEGAGVDVVVMARYMQILSEGFVARFPNRIINIHHSFLPAFPGGRPYHQAHARGVKLIGVTAHYATSDLDEGPIIEQDVVRVSHRDPVTELVRKGRDLEMVVLARAVRAHLCDKILVYGNKTVVFG, from the coding sequence GTGACCGCGAACGGACCGACCGCCACGCTGCGGCTCTCGTGTGCCGATCAACCCGGCGTCGTCGCGGCCGTGTCCGCGTTCATTGCACGCAACAACGGCAACATCATCCACGCCGAGCAGCACACCGACGCCGCCGCGGGGATCTTCTTCCAGCGGGTCGAGTTCCAACTCGAGGGCTTCGCGATGGCCCGCGACGAGATCGATGCCGCCTTCACGCCCATCGCGACCGATCTGGACCTGACGTGGTCTCTGCGCTTCTCCGACGAGGTCCGGCGCGTCGCCATCCTGTGTTCACGTCAGGGCCACTGCCTCTATGACCTCCTCGGGCGTTGGGACCTGGGCGAGATGCCCGGCGAGCTCGCGATGGTGGTCTCCAACCACGACGACCACCGCGATGCCACCGAGCGGATGGGCGTGCCGTTCCACCATCTGCCCGTGGCGAAGGAGACGAAGCTCGAGGCCGAGGTCGAGATGTTGCGCCTCCTCGAGGGTGCCGGTGTCGACGTGGTCGTGATGGCCCGCTACATGCAGATCCTCTCCGAGGGGTTCGTGGCCCGGTTCCCGAACCGGATCATCAACATCCACCACTCGTTCCTGCCCGCCTTCCCCGGGGGGCGGCCCTACCACCAGGCGCACGCCCGCGGCGTCAAGCTGATCGGTGTGACCGCCCACTACGCCACGTCGGACCTCGACGAGGGACCGATCATCGAGCAGGACGTCGTGCGGGTGAGCCACCGTGACCCCGTCACCGAACTCGTGCGCAAGGGTCGGGACCTCGAGATGGTCGTGCTCGCCCGGGCGGTACGGGCCCATCTCTGCGACAAGATCCTCGTGTACGGCAACAAGACCGTGGTCTTCGGCTGA
- a CDS encoding YceH family protein has product MERDLSAVEVRVLASLVEKAATTPDNYPLSSNALVAACNQKTSRDPVVDFDERTVDAAMITLRERGLARTVRGGTSRVVKHRHVLDEALGLDAAELAVMSVLALRGPQTPGELRTRGERQHAFADLVEVEETLAGLAAHEPSLVRDVGRQPGQKETRFAHLLSEDADPDDAAPSPDPVPPRSSDGPDAVAGSEPSPRDRATASAELADLRAQVVQLRAEMDALRATVDELRRELGLEPG; this is encoded by the coding sequence GTGGAGCGCGACCTCTCTGCCGTCGAGGTCCGTGTGCTCGCGAGCCTCGTCGAGAAGGCAGCCACCACGCCGGACAACTACCCGCTGTCGTCGAACGCGCTCGTCGCTGCCTGCAACCAGAAGACGAGTCGCGACCCGGTCGTCGACTTCGACGAGCGAACCGTCGACGCGGCGATGATCACCCTGCGCGAGCGCGGTCTCGCCCGCACGGTCCGCGGTGGAACATCCCGGGTCGTGAAGCACCGCCACGTCCTCGACGAGGCCCTCGGGCTCGACGCCGCCGAACTGGCCGTCATGTCGGTACTCGCGCTGCGGGGACCCCAGACCCCCGGCGAGCTGCGCACCCGCGGCGAGCGACAGCACGCGTTCGCCGACCTCGTCGAGGTCGAGGAGACCCTCGCGGGGCTCGCGGCACACGAGCCGTCTCTCGTACGTGACGTCGGACGTCAACCCGGTCAGAAGGAGACCCGCTTCGCCCACCTGCTCAGCGAGGACGCCGACCCCGACGACGCGGCCCCCTCACCCGACCCGGTTCCCCCACGGTCGTCGGACGGTCCAGATGCTGTGGCCGGGAGCGAGCCGTCACCACGGGATCGAGCCACCGCCTCGGCAGAACTGGCCGATCTGCGGGCTCAGGTGGTGCAGTTGCGAGCCGAGATGGATG